One segment of Longimicrobium sp. DNA contains the following:
- a CDS encoding PadR family transcriptional regulator, with amino-acid sequence MEKRDVQPGTLALMILKTLDVLGPLHGYGVARRIEETSRHQLELNYGTLYPALLKLEQEGFVTAEWGQSENNRRAKFYSLTPAGRKELARELHEWQRTAELIATFFALKREPA; translated from the coding sequence ATGGAAAAACGCGACGTTCAGCCGGGGACGCTCGCGCTCATGATCCTGAAGACCCTCGACGTGCTGGGGCCGCTGCACGGCTACGGCGTGGCGCGGCGGATCGAGGAGACGAGCAGGCACCAGCTGGAGCTGAACTACGGCACGCTCTACCCCGCCCTGCTGAAGCTGGAGCAGGAGGGCTTCGTGACGGCCGAGTGGGGCCAGTCGGAGAACAATCGCCGCGCCAAGTTCTACTCGCTCACGCCCGCGGGCCGCAAGGAGCTGGCGCGCGAGCTCCACGAATGGCAGCGGACGGCGGAGCTGATCGCAACCTTTTTCGCACTGAAGCGGGAGCCCGCATGA
- a CDS encoding ABC transporter permease: MKAIRRALARVSAVFRGHTGADDDLRAEMEAHLQMETDENVRRGMTPAEARRRALIASGGLTQAVESVREQRGLPWIEGLAADLRYAVRHYRRTPLSTLTIVVVLSLGIGTNVVLFTFLNSIATMPAPGIARDASLVRIRGTVRAEGMGEQPRLLSWPEVQEYAGRAELFGGVAAYASESALVNLGDADAVTVRLIYATPNYFGILGVHPALGAAPPAERDVMRMTSPPTAMISHAMWRQRFGGERSVIGRTIRVNGFPVEVVGVAPPRFTGTDGGGGMTMWMPLAAYPLIQKRTPAAFMSRDSQFLGAAARLRAGVTARDATPVVAGIAGRAPVSRRNEDAGTELARNETPGADVVPMLASNGRISQRADLLVSGVAAGGFALLVLLITCTNVSALMVGMAVARRREIGVRLSLGAPRKRLIRQLLTESVLLALGAAAVGLAVTAGGIRVLGAMLEGVQLVVDWRVTAATCTVALVTGVLLGLSPALHATRVSVGEVLKSSSWSVAATRSRLQRALVVAQITLTQPLLVGLGAVVATMLTDIGRGAVSSVAGQIAEIELDAWSGRVAGAERESRIAAAVERVAAMPGVVAAMPMQAGTILAPLSVHPAERVAGINYEAMESHLTSAPRGYFGAFGIPVVRGRDFDAPEYAHPADGMARAPSYDRAIIGRDLARRLWGGADPLGRRLVIGQPNRPGSAAMVVVGVVDEAAAGPSEANGQVRVYVPYSSMNMGVVARTAGPALPMLNAMREAVAAEAPQMSINRAQTLEQREAEARRSVMRAGGAVAVGGVLALLLSAIGLYAVVSFAVGQRTREIGIRTALGAQRRQVVRMFFAKGLALSALGLLLGLPLSLLATRLIDAKLNVPLSSSPLLGIAVGALVFVVASVAVWIPAHRASTIDPVLALRIE, encoded by the coding sequence ATGAAAGCGATACGCAGGGCGCTGGCGCGCGTGAGCGCCGTCTTCCGGGGCCACACGGGCGCCGATGACGACCTGCGCGCGGAGATGGAGGCGCACCTACAGATGGAGACCGACGAGAACGTCCGCCGCGGCATGACCCCGGCCGAGGCGCGGCGGCGGGCGCTGATCGCGTCGGGCGGGCTCACGCAGGCAGTGGAGAGCGTGCGCGAGCAGCGCGGCCTTCCCTGGATCGAGGGCCTCGCCGCCGACCTGCGCTACGCCGTCCGCCACTACCGCCGCACGCCGCTCTCCACCCTCACCATCGTCGTCGTGCTGTCGCTGGGGATCGGCACCAACGTGGTGCTCTTCACCTTTCTCAACTCGATCGCCACGATGCCCGCGCCGGGGATCGCGCGCGACGCGTCGCTGGTGCGCATCCGCGGGACCGTGCGCGCGGAGGGGATGGGGGAGCAGCCGCGCCTGCTGTCGTGGCCGGAGGTGCAGGAGTACGCGGGCCGCGCGGAGCTGTTCGGCGGCGTGGCGGCGTACGCCAGCGAGTCCGCCCTCGTGAACCTCGGCGATGCGGACGCCGTCACCGTGCGGCTGATCTACGCGACGCCCAACTACTTCGGCATCCTGGGCGTGCACCCGGCACTCGGCGCCGCGCCGCCCGCGGAGAGGGACGTGATGCGCATGACGTCGCCGCCGACCGCGATGATCAGCCACGCGATGTGGCGGCAGCGATTCGGGGGCGAGCGCAGCGTGATCGGCCGCACGATTCGCGTCAACGGCTTTCCGGTGGAGGTCGTGGGCGTCGCGCCGCCGCGCTTCACCGGCACGGACGGCGGCGGCGGGATGACGATGTGGATGCCGCTCGCCGCGTATCCCCTGATCCAGAAGCGCACGCCGGCCGCGTTCATGAGCCGCGACAGCCAGTTCCTGGGCGCGGCCGCCCGGCTGCGCGCGGGAGTCACGGCCAGGGACGCGACGCCGGTGGTCGCCGGCATCGCGGGGCGCGCGCCCGTCTCGCGGCGGAACGAGGACGCGGGGACGGAGCTCGCGCGCAACGAGACGCCCGGCGCCGACGTCGTGCCGATGCTCGCCAGCAACGGCCGGATCAGCCAGCGCGCGGACCTGCTCGTGTCGGGGGTGGCGGCCGGCGGGTTCGCGTTGCTCGTGCTGCTCATCACCTGCACCAACGTCAGCGCGCTCATGGTAGGGATGGCCGTCGCGCGGCGGCGGGAGATCGGCGTGCGGTTGTCGCTGGGTGCGCCCCGCAAGCGGCTGATCCGGCAGCTCCTCACCGAGAGCGTGCTGCTGGCTCTCGGCGCCGCGGCGGTCGGGCTCGCGGTGACGGCGGGCGGGATCCGCGTGCTCGGCGCGATGCTGGAGGGCGTGCAGCTCGTGGTGGACTGGCGCGTGACCGCCGCCACGTGCACGGTCGCCCTCGTCACCGGCGTGCTGCTCGGCCTCTCGCCGGCGCTGCACGCCACGCGCGTATCCGTGGGCGAGGTGCTCAAGAGTTCGTCGTGGTCCGTCGCGGCGACACGATCGCGGCTGCAGCGGGCGCTCGTCGTGGCGCAGATCACCCTCACGCAGCCGCTGCTGGTGGGGCTGGGCGCGGTGGTCGCCACGATGCTCACCGACATTGGCCGCGGCGCGGTGTCCAGCGTGGCCGGCCAGATCGCCGAGATCGAGCTCGACGCGTGGTCGGGCAGGGTGGCCGGTGCGGAGCGCGAGTCCCGCATCGCCGCGGCCGTCGAGCGCGTGGCCGCGATGCCCGGCGTCGTCGCCGCCATGCCGATGCAGGCGGGCACCATCCTCGCCCCGCTCTCCGTGCACCCCGCCGAACGCGTCGCCGGCATCAACTACGAGGCCATGGAGTCGCACCTGACCTCCGCGCCACGGGGCTACTTCGGCGCGTTCGGAATTCCGGTGGTGCGCGGGCGCGACTTCGACGCCCCCGAGTACGCGCACCCGGCGGACGGCATGGCGCGCGCACCGTCGTACGATCGTGCGATCATCGGCCGCGACCTGGCACGGCGGCTGTGGGGCGGCGCCGACCCGCTGGGCCGCCGCCTCGTCATCGGCCAGCCGAACCGCCCGGGCTCCGCCGCGATGGTCGTGGTGGGCGTGGTGGACGAAGCGGCCGCGGGCCCGAGCGAGGCCAACGGCCAAGTCCGCGTGTACGTGCCGTATTCGTCCATGAACATGGGGGTGGTCGCGCGCACGGCGGGCCCGGCGCTCCCCATGCTGAACGCCATGCGCGAAGCCGTCGCCGCCGAAGCGCCGCAGATGTCCATCAACCGTGCCCAGACGCTGGAGCAGCGCGAAGCAGAGGCGCGGCGCTCCGTCATGCGGGCCGGCGGGGCCGTGGCGGTGGGCGGCGTTCTCGCCCTCCTCCTCTCCGCAATCGGTCTGTACGCGGTCGTGTCGTTCGCCGTCGGCCAGCGCACGCGCGAGATCGGCATCCGCACGGCGCTCGGTGCGCAGCGGCGCCAGGTGGTGCGGATGTTCTTCGCTAAAGGGCTCGCCCTGAGCGCGCTCGGCCTCCTCCTGGGCCTGCCGCTCAGCCTGCTCGCCACGCGCCTGATCGACGCGAAGCTGAACGTGCCGCTGTCCAGCTCGCCGCTGCTCGGCATCGCGGTGGGTGCGCTGGTGTTCGTGGTCGCGTCGGTCGCCGTCTGGATCCCCGCCCACCGCGCCAGCACCATCGACCCGGTGCTGGCGCTGCGGATCGAGTGA
- a CDS encoding SRPBCC family protein: MSQANNPSAALSTERLLPASPRAIFAAFEQPEQLARWWGPSGFTNTFERFEFKPGGRWVFVMHGPNGADYPNESVFREIQPDTRIVIEHVVEPLFTLTVTLTPQDGHTHLTWVQEFETPETAERLRPICDPANEQNLDRLQALLASESP; the protein is encoded by the coding sequence ATGTCCCAAGCGAACAACCCGAGCGCCGCCCTCAGCACCGAGCGCCTTTTGCCGGCCAGCCCGCGAGCGATATTCGCTGCCTTCGAGCAGCCGGAACAGCTCGCCCGGTGGTGGGGCCCGAGCGGCTTCACAAACACCTTTGAGCGGTTCGAGTTCAAGCCCGGCGGGCGGTGGGTCTTCGTGATGCACGGACCGAACGGCGCCGACTACCCCAACGAGAGCGTCTTCCGCGAGATCCAGCCCGACACCCGCATCGTGATCGAGCACGTCGTCGAGCCGTTGTTCACGCTGACGGTGACCCTGACCCCCCAGGATGGCCACACGCATCTCACCTGGGTTCAGGAGTTCGAGACCCCCGAGACCGCTGAACGGCTTCGCCCCATCTGCGATCCCGCCAACGAGCAGAACCTGGACCGCCTGCAAGCGCTGCTCGCAAGCGAGAGCCCCTGA
- a CDS encoding methyltransferase domain-containing protein has product MDALAWNRIRYTLIAPVYDAVVRMDAHRRRAAALLDLRAGERVLVDGCGTGADLDHLPPGVLVTATDLTPVMVERTRRRAAALGRPADARVMDAQALDLPDASYDAVLLHLILAVVPDPLAALREAERVLRPGGRATVLDKWVPEGAQPSLLRRAANGVARIVATDITRQLGPLVAQTSLVVEHRETAGLGGFFSLALLRKPG; this is encoded by the coding sequence GTGGATGCGCTGGCCTGGAACCGCATCCGCTACACACTGATCGCGCCCGTCTACGACGCGGTGGTGCGGATGGATGCGCATCGGCGGCGGGCGGCGGCGCTGCTGGATCTGCGGGCGGGCGAGCGGGTGCTGGTGGACGGGTGCGGCACCGGGGCGGACCTGGATCACCTTCCGCCCGGCGTGCTCGTGACCGCGACGGACCTGACGCCCGTCATGGTGGAGCGCACCCGCCGCCGCGCCGCCGCCCTCGGCCGCCCCGCCGATGCGCGGGTGATGGACGCGCAGGCGCTGGATCTGCCCGACGCGTCGTACGATGCCGTCCTCCTGCACCTGATTCTCGCCGTAGTACCCGATCCGCTGGCGGCGCTGCGCGAGGCGGAGCGCGTGCTGCGCCCGGGCGGACGCGCGACCGTGCTGGACAAGTGGGTTCCCGAGGGCGCGCAGCCGTCCCTGCTGCGCCGCGCCGCGAACGGGGTGGCGCGCATCGTGGCCACCGACATCACCCGCCAGCTCGGCCCCCTCGTCGCGCAGACGTCCCTCGTCGTGGAGCACCGGGAGACGGCGGGGCTCGGCGGTTTCTTTTCGCTGGCGCTGCTGCGGAAGCCGGGCTGA
- a CDS encoding ankyrin repeat domain-containing protein, which produces MSGQAQDVLMYVPVIAAGLYLLRRLWTLARPRRTGDEVAKKREAELYDAVLRRDVTSAAEALMNGASANHARVDRWNYGESSEPVLHLACKQHDLEMVELLISHGANPDAQYEKLASGYFEYEPCLHAAARGPVPDYDAGLGRVTPRHLEIMRILLENGADPNVPYRDRDDAYRELNLLGSVQDNPELVALLLKHGARA; this is translated from the coding sequence ATGAGCGGCCAAGCGCAAGACGTGCTCATGTACGTGCCCGTCATCGCCGCCGGGCTCTACCTGCTGCGCCGGCTGTGGACGCTGGCGCGGCCGCGGAGGACGGGGGACGAGGTGGCGAAGAAGCGGGAGGCGGAGCTCTACGACGCCGTCCTGCGCCGCGACGTCACCTCCGCGGCCGAGGCGCTGATGAACGGCGCGTCGGCCAACCATGCCCGCGTGGACCGCTGGAACTACGGGGAGTCGAGCGAGCCGGTGCTCCACCTCGCGTGCAAGCAGCACGACCTGGAGATGGTGGAGCTCCTGATCTCGCACGGGGCCAACCCGGACGCGCAGTACGAGAAGCTCGCCAGCGGCTACTTCGAGTACGAACCGTGTCTGCACGCCGCGGCGAGGGGGCCGGTGCCGGATTACGACGCCGGCCTGGGCCGCGTGACGCCGCGGCACCTGGAGATCATGCGCATCCTGCTGGAGAACGGCGCGGACCCGAACGTCCCGTACCGCGACCGTGACGACGCGTACCGCGAGCTCAACCTTCTCGGCAGCGTGCAGGACAATCCGGAGCTGGTGGCGCTGCTGTTGAAGCACGGCGCCCGCGCGTGA
- a CDS encoding DUF4242 domain-containing protein encodes MPKYLIERNIPGAGQLSTQDLTAIAQKSCGVLQGLGPQIQWVQSYVTGDKITCLYIAPNEEMIREHARQGGFPADSVQEVLEVIDPTTAEGTNARPAVPLPG; translated from the coding sequence ATGCCGAAATACCTGATCGAGCGCAACATTCCAGGCGCCGGCCAACTCTCCACGCAGGATCTCACCGCGATCGCGCAGAAGTCGTGCGGCGTGCTGCAGGGACTCGGGCCGCAGATCCAGTGGGTGCAGAGCTACGTGACCGGCGACAAGATCACCTGCCTCTACATCGCGCCGAACGAGGAGATGATCCGGGAGCACGCGCGGCAGGGCGGCTTCCCCGCGGACTCCGTGCAGGAGGTGCTCGAGGTCATCGACCCCACGACCGCGGAGGGAACCAACGCCCGACCCGCCGTTCCGCTGCCGGGCTGA
- a CDS encoding SEL1-like repeat protein, with protein MPQRLLLSALLVLATLCAGPARAQQDTAALAAACDRGTAQSCFDLAKRLHSGTPRDAPRAAALYRRACERGNLWGCTNLGSMLENAEGVAADSAQALALYRRACEGGDFLGCANAGGAFEYGVGTARDARQATGFYRRACEGGEARGCYGMGDLLWRGEGVAQDSAQAVAHYRRACEGNHLPGCRNLGVLYEHGSGVPRDVAQAVALYRRACDGDEPHACVYLGYLYERGEGAPENPAGAVELYRRGCEGGSPMGCKYLGDMYWNGIGVAEDHAAATPYFRRSCDDRYAEGCRALGVSYENGAGVPKDLPRALALFSQACESGDAVACRYQGDFYAEGTGTARDEPRARALFRRACEGGDQEACPLAAGAGAAAEGNTGAAPPADSVLAIFRDPEVAGYRLTAASMVKFMAATRAIEALSAADSSLRTVLQPASPSGAGLTLAQIVAKLSGTPAIRAEIARVGMETREYALFMLATLRAIPGAVMAEVNGGETRVAPGVEADNVRFLREHRQEMEFLVGVRP; from the coding sequence ATGCCGCAACGCCTCCTCCTGAGCGCCCTGCTGGTGCTCGCCACGCTCTGCGCCGGGCCGGCGCGCGCGCAGCAGGACACCGCCGCGCTGGCCGCCGCCTGCGACCGCGGCACCGCGCAGTCGTGCTTCGACCTCGCCAAGCGGCTGCACAGTGGGACGCCACGCGACGCACCCCGTGCCGCCGCCCTGTACCGCCGCGCGTGCGAGCGGGGCAACCTGTGGGGATGCACCAACCTCGGGTCGATGCTGGAGAATGCCGAAGGGGTTGCGGCCGACAGCGCGCAGGCGCTCGCGCTCTACCGGCGGGCGTGCGAGGGCGGCGACTTCCTCGGCTGCGCCAACGCGGGCGGCGCCTTCGAGTACGGTGTGGGCACGGCGCGCGATGCACGGCAGGCGACCGGGTTCTACCGCCGGGCGTGCGAGGGAGGCGAGGCGCGCGGGTGCTACGGGATGGGCGACCTGCTCTGGCGGGGTGAGGGCGTCGCGCAGGACTCCGCGCAGGCGGTGGCGCACTACCGCCGCGCGTGCGAAGGGAACCACCTGCCCGGGTGCCGCAACCTCGGGGTGCTGTACGAGCATGGCAGCGGCGTGCCGCGCGATGTGGCGCAGGCGGTGGCCCTGTACCGCCGCGCCTGCGATGGAGACGAGCCGCACGCCTGCGTCTACCTCGGCTATCTGTACGAGCGCGGCGAGGGCGCTCCCGAGAACCCGGCAGGGGCGGTGGAGCTGTACCGGCGCGGCTGCGAGGGCGGCAGTCCCATGGGATGCAAGTACCTGGGCGACATGTACTGGAACGGCATCGGCGTGGCGGAGGACCACGCGGCGGCCACCCCGTACTTCCGCCGCTCCTGCGACGACCGCTACGCGGAAGGATGCAGGGCGCTCGGCGTATCGTACGAGAACGGCGCGGGCGTACCCAAGGACCTGCCGCGGGCGCTCGCGCTCTTCTCACAGGCGTGCGAGAGCGGCGATGCGGTCGCGTGCCGCTACCAGGGCGACTTCTACGCCGAGGGCACCGGCACCGCGCGCGACGAGCCGCGGGCCAGGGCGCTCTTTCGCAGGGCGTGCGAGGGTGGAGACCAGGAGGCGTGCCCCCTCGCCGCCGGAGCGGGCGCGGCCGCGGAGGGGAACACGGGCGCCGCGCCGCCCGCCGACTCCGTCCTGGCGATCTTTCGCGACCCCGAAGTCGCCGGCTACCGCCTGACCGCCGCGAGCATGGTGAAGTTCATGGCGGCGACGCGCGCCATCGAGGCGCTCTCCGCCGCCGACTCGTCGCTCCGCACCGTGCTGCAGCCCGCCTCCCCCTCCGGCGCCGGCCTCACGCTCGCGCAGATCGTCGCGAAGTTGAGCGGGACGCCGGCCATCCGGGCGGAGATCGCGCGCGTTGGGATGGAGACGCGGGAGTACGCCCTCTTCATGCTCGCCACGCTGCGCGCGATCCCCGGCGCGGTGATGGCGGAGGTGAACGGCGGCGAGACGCGGGTCGCCCCCGGCGTGGAAGCGGACAACGTGCGCTTCCTCCGTGAGCACCGGCAGGAGATGGAGTTCCTGGTGGGAGTCCGGCCCTAG